Proteins found in one Cheilinus undulatus linkage group 9, ASM1832078v1, whole genome shotgun sequence genomic segment:
- the olfml1 gene encoding olfactomedin-like protein 3 — translation MSGRVLPILFFCICLNVGSVLSQGSSQDAFILQYLERRLALLEERLNACEQSTVSVTQKTYDLSSDIRGYVSTLNVLRSEMKSQVDSVSVRVDRVERELEYLENKIPTQSDIQMEEALLEQQIEAAELDQLQKKARIKVEKDCHTTLSQIKSLKIVKKAGDTNGCWFKDPSEGSVKVYLLSGLRNRTLLEYPSLHSFTERNTTQPARVLKLPFPWQGTGHVVYKGFLYYHKADTPNQILKVDLLNGTAVDSTLLPGAGRLPVYSLNPNTYLDMAVDELGLWVIHADPEYGGNLVITKLDKGTLAVEYTWDTQCRSRDAEGAFLICGALYVVYNTRYGGRSTIQCLYDIHDTIHSDESPVMFFPKRYTSHSSIHYHPGEKQLYAWDDGYQTIYKVETGK, via the exons ATGTCAGGCAGAGTGCTGCCTATCCTTTTCTTTTGTATCTGTCTGAATGTTGGTTCAGTTTTGAGCCAGGGATCTTCCCAGGATGCCTTCATACTCCAGTACCTGGAGAGGAGACTGGCTCTGTTGGAG GAGCGTCTGAATGCATGTGAACAAAGCACAGTGAGTGTCACCCAGAAGACCTATGACCTCTCCTCTGATATCAGGGGTTATGTTTCTACTCTTAATGTTCTGAG ATCAGAGATGAAGAGTCAGGTGGACAGTGTGTCTGTTCGTGTAGACCGAGTGGAGAGAGAGCTGGAGTATCTTGAAAATAAGATTCCCACCCAGTCTGATATTCAGATGGAAGAGGCACTGCTGGAACAACAGATAGAGGCTGCAGAGCTGGACCAGCTGCAAAAGAAAGCCAGGATCAAAGTAGAAAAGG ACTGCCACACAACCCTAAGTCAAATCAAGTCTCTCAAGATTGTAAAGAAGGCAGGAGATACCAATGGCTGCTGGTTCAAGGACCCCTCTGAAGGATCAGTGAag GTCTACCTGCTCAGTGGACTTCGCAACAGGACGCTGCTGGAATATCCTTCTCTCCACAGTTTCACAGAAAGAAACACCACACAGCCAGCCAGGGTTCTGAAGCTACCTTTTCCCTGGCAGGGGACAGGTCATGTGGTCTACAAAGGATTCCTCTACTACCACAAGGCAGATACACCAAACCAGATATTGAAG GTAGACCTACTTAATGGTACGGCGGTGGACAGCACACTGCTACCAGGAGCAGGTCGTTTACCAGTTTACAGTCTTAACCCAAACACCTACCTTGACATGGCTGTGGATGAACTTGGACTGTGGGTAATCCATGCTGACCCTGAGTATGGAGGAAACCTTGTCATTACCAAACTGGATAAAG GAACTTTAGCTGTGGAGTACACCTGGGACACACAATGTAGAAGCCGTGACGCTGAAGGAGCCTTTCTAATTTGTGGAGCCCTCTATGTGGTATACAACACACGCTATGGAGGACGTTCCACCATACAGTGTCTCTATGACATCCATGACACCATCCACAG TGATGAGAGTCCTGTGATGTTCTTCCCAAAGCGCTACACAAGTCACAGCAGCATCCACTACCACCCTGGAGAGAAACAGCTGTATGCTTGGGACGATGGATACCAAACAATATATAAagtagaaacaggaaaatag